ATAAGCACGAAAATGATTATGTCGATGAGTTTTTCTCCAATGAAAGGTCCGTTCTCTCAGCCATTGTGGTAATACATCAGCAcgtttatatatgtttacaaaattgatcaaatttataaggttttataaatattgttctACAacacttctttttcatttttctgtCTTTATTGTACCTTTATTTAATTCTCTTAATTTTCTTATTAGGTTTACACTAGCATATTCAGAGAGTGTATATCCTGTTGGTGATAAAACATATTGGGATATTCCTCCCCATGTAGCTTCGTTTGTTTGTCGCCCTCCATCTACACGCTTTCCTAGTGGGAGGAGGAAAAAAAAGAGGATACCAAGTTCGTGGGAGTATGGAAAATATCGGCCCATATCTAAACCATCACCCAAGGCTTACAAATGCAGCAGATGTGGACAGAAAGGACACAACAAAGGTAGTTGTGTAAGGCCTATTTGATAACAGAGTAGTATAAAAACTTGTGTgcaattgattattttatatgatgTTATAAGAGAGAATTGGAATCGAATAGATTTTGGGGAACCTTTTACTATTACATTTTATCgttttataatgatttataaagttTACAGGTGTCTAATAGAAGTTATGttccttttatttttacatCTATCATTTTATAATGCTTTATAAATTTTGCAGGTGTCTAATAGAAgttatgttatttattataCGAAATGTGTGGTTACATAAACTACCCTTTATAAATCATTAGGATTCAGATTAATTGTAGAAATTATATGTTCGTTTGATATCTTAGCTTACTTGCatgaacataaataaaatatgtttcctTAGCAAAGGTTTAAGGtacaaaccaaaatatattttcctcATCATGAAGGATTAAGGGACAAGCCAAAAGATGTTCCTCATTGAAGACATCATCAAAAGATAACACACTAAAACTGAAAAAGTTCCATAGATATTTGTTAAAAGTACTAAAAAACTGAAAGAGCTTCATTTCTTCAAATTCGCGATGCTTCTAATCGGCATTTTTAAGATCTTCCAAAACACTTCCTATCACATCATCAGCTGAATCTTTCTCaaattgtttcttttgttttttcgaTTTGGGGGTGCCAACATTGTGTTCCTTTATAAGCATAACAATTAAGAAAATCAGAAATGATAATTGGATGTAGTCAatgaaatttgaaagaatattttataaaccattatacaTAGAGAGATATTTACCTTATTTCCTCTTCCATTCTTCTTTGTAAACTTCACGTGCTTTTTAGATGCATCCTCATTCCCTTCTCCATCCTTCAATTTTAATGACACAATAAGTAAAGTTACATAGAgcatattaaacatttaaaaagtcaatcagtttataaagacttataaatcaGCTTACTTCATTGGTTTCTGCATGATCTTCTACTTGTTGTTGTACTTCACGTGGGGGTGTTACACCTTTCTTCTTTCCCTTATATTACAAGACAAATAAATAACTTAGCAATTTCGATTTTAATAACAGCTGATAATCAGAAAGAacattttataaactattatacaCAGAGAGATATTTACCTTAGTTACTCTTTCACTTTTCCTTGTAACCTTCACGGGCTTTTCATATGCATACTCATTTTCTTCTCCATCCTTCAATTTTGATGacacaataaaaaaagttacataGAGTATACTAAACAACATTTTATAAAGCATTATACACAGAGAGATATTCACCTTAGTTCCTCTTTTACTTTTCCTTGTACCCTTCATGGGCTTTTCAGATGCATCCTCATTTACTTCTCCACCCTTCAATTTTGATGacacaataaaaaaagttacatTGATTATACTAAACAgcattttataaacccttatacaCTGAGAGATATTCACCTTAGTTCCTCTTTTACTTTTCCTTGTACCCTTCATGGGCTTTTCAGATGCATCCTCATTTACTTCTCCACCCTTCAATTTTGATGacacaataaaaaaagttacatTGATTATACTAAACAGCATTTTATAAAGCATTATACACAGAGAGATATTTACCTTAGTTACTCTTTCACTTTTCCTTGTAACCTTCACGGGCTTTTCATATGCATCCTCATTTTCTTCTCCATCCTTCAATTTTGATGacacaataaaaaaagttacataGATTATACTAAACAacattttataaacccttatacaCTGAGAGATATTTACCTTTCTTCCACGTTTCTTTGAACCTTTCACGGGGTTTTCAGATCCATTTTCCTTAGCACCGACGTCAACATCTGTATTGACTTCTGTGTCATCCTCTTGTTGTTGCTCCTCTTCCTCTTGTTTCTGTTCCTATTTCAATTAAaggattacatatttataatgatttataaatttaaaacgattgttcagtttataaagatttataaatcagCTTACTTCATTGGTTTCCGGATTTTCACTCTCTTTATCACCGTCGTCCACATCGTCTTCTgtatcctcttcttcttgttgttcctcttcttcttgtggctgttcctatttaaaaaaaaaaagattacatatTCTTAATGATTTATAATTCTATAACGGTTTTCAATTTATAAAGGGTTATAAATAAGCTTACTTCATTGACTTCTGCGTCATCCTCTTGGTGTTGTTCCTCTTCCTCTTGTGTCTGTCCCTATTTCAATAAAaggattacatatttataatgatttataaatttaaaacgattGTTCAGTttttaaagatttataaatcagCTTACTTCATTGGTTTCCGGATTTTCACTCTCTTTATCACCATCGTCCACATCGTCTTCTGTATcatcttcttgttgttgttcctcttcttcttgtggttgttcctattttaaaaaaaaaattacatatttttaatgatttataattCTATAACGGTTTTCAATTTATAAAGTGTTATAAATAAGCTTACTTCATTGACTTCGACTTCtacatcatcttcatcttgatGTCCTACTTCACGTGGAGGTCTTACACCATTCTTCTTTCTCTAatattacaagaaaaaaaactagcTTAGCAATTTCGAATTTAATAACaacattataaaatatcaaaaataaaataaccttAGCGATTTCCTTTCTTTTGGCATCTATATAAACTCCTAAAACTTCATTTTCGTCAAGTTCATAATCGGCATTCTGTCCATTTACCTGAAATATTATATGTGAGCTCACACACATTGTATTAAGAATATGAAGACGTTATAGATAGCAAACCTTGGTTTTTGTGGCGGCTTCAGTTTCTTTTGACTTCTCAGTTTCCTGTTACAAGTTAGAAGCATATGAATCTTTTTGTCATTTACAACACGAAACAAATATAGAAAGTAGTTTACCTTCACAGTTTCTCCACGAATGTTCAAAAGACCTTCAAGGTACTTCACTCTTTCTTCAAGAGACACTACCTTATTATTGAGGAATTCAATCTTTTCTTGATCAGTTGCATCAATCCCAGGAACAGAATTATTTTCGTCCACTTCAGCTTCAGCAACGGCAATGTCGACACTTCTATTGAGCCAATCTTGTCTCTTCAAACGATATCCTCTTTTGACAAGATCAACAACTCTTCCAAATTCACAGTCAACATCTTCAACCAAGTCGCTATGCAATCCGGGATCTCCAAGGATACATTTGACATCAACCTGACAAGTGTTTGCATATGATCAAACAATCGGTAAAAGAAGAATGCAAAGACTAAAACagttttataaaacattataaacgGTTACCTTCTCCATTTGGTCGAATCTGTTAACCTCCTCAATAGTAAGCGCTTTGGTTTCTTTCCAATGCAAGCACAAGGGAAACTGAATTCCATCATCGCTAATACCAAAGAATGTGCCTAGTTGATTCACAGAAGATAACGCCCAGAGCTGAAGCGCATATATAAAGCCACAAATCGCGTATTGATTATTCTCCGTCAGCTTTGCATAGGTAAAGCTCTTCACTTCTTTCAGTAAATAATCAAAGGCCAAATTCCCCCAGGGATACTTGCAAAACTCTTTGAAATTTCTAGCTCTAAGCAGACGCTCTTCTGGAATACTTGTCACCGGATTGCTTGCCATCAATATCCCTTCCACAAGGATTGTAGCTCCCAATCTTAATCTCTGATCAGCAGTAAGCTCTTTACTCTTTTCGACAAGAAGCTTAAGCAAGGTGTTTAGAGTTTGATTCTTGTTCATCCATggatctttcttcttcttttttgttgctGAAGTCTcggcttcatcttcatctttatcaacaaCACAAGGCAGACCCGTTGTCAAGTGGAATTCTCTTAGAGAAAACCTCATTAGTTGTTCTCCAAAAGTAAACCACAAACCCTTCTCGCCTATATCAATTCTCCTTAAGAGTAAGTGATGAATCAAATGCCTTGAAAACACCATAAGCTTCTGCTTCCTTCCCATCTTAATTACCGGAGCCAAGAATGAATCTTCAAGCTTCTTGAATTCTTTGCCCAAAAGGGTTTCAACTTTACCAACCAACTTCAGATTGGAGCGCTTGTTAATTCTTTGCAATACGACTCCTTTTGTACCAGTTTCGGAGATTCTTTTTGGCAAAGCAATCTTGTCATTAGACTCACTCATCGTTTCACCTGAAACAATTCAAAATGGCAATGTCAAAGATATGTTTTATAATGACTTATAAAGGTTTTGTTTATCAACACTTGTAAATCATAATAGATCATTCTAAAATCGATTAACCACATCAAAAACGAAAGAACTAGCAATGAAATATATCGCAAATGACAGAGTGAGAAGAAGAATCGCTAAGAAGAACCAATAACATTACCGGAGTTAAGAGAAATCGATGGTGAAAAGTAAGTTTTTGTAACCAAAGAAATGTAGAACGGCGGAGTATAAATAGAGATCAAAAGATGCGCTTCAGCTCTGTATCAGAAGAGACGCGAACGGAGGAAGGCGATGAAAAGTCCCGACTTTTTACCCTAATTCGTGacggttttattttttttacactaAGGCCCAATTTCGATTATCAATGTTTAAGGCCCAAGTTTATTTATGGTTTAATGCTTAGAAAACggttttataaactattatagatTAACAAGCTTctgcaaaatatttatatgctttttaaaaaattttattaacccttataaattattatatagagATTCATAAgtctttattaattattgtcaaaatttgtaaatcattttatacagatttataaatcttttaaaattgtttataggTCTTTATATATTAccttattttataaatcttcaTAAAACCTTATAAGCCCTTCAAAAtaattgtcaaaattttatatagatttAGAAGCCCTTGTAAACTATTTATTGCTCTTATAAACTACACATATTTGTAagtctttataaattatttataggctTTTATAAATCATAATCTACATTTTACCTCGTGGAATCTCTTGAGGGTCTATGATTGGAGTGGCTACATCATCCATCATATCTTCTGATTCATGAGGTAATGGTAACTCCTTTCCCTACACATcattagtaaaaatatatagtttaaagataagaaaaagaagcCTATGAGAACACATATATAGGTGATAGTCTAAAACTTACATATATGGTTTCATGGTTTTGTGTTTCAGCCTCAGTGGCTTCTAAAACAGAAGTGTTTCTGTGTCTCTCGAGAGAGGATGTGATTTCTGTGGCATCATCATTCACCTTATCCTCTTCATTGGATTCTAAAACAAGTGTGATACTAGGGCTCTCTTGATCGGATCTGATTTTGGTGGCATCATCATTCAACGTATCATCTTCATCGGTGGCAAGTGTGTTACTAGGACTATCTTGACCGGGTCTGATTGGTGTGCCAGCATTATTTTCAAATTCTCTCTGCAAAAATGGTGTAGGAAGATTTTAAATTGCACcaaaaatgaatacaaattaTGTGTGAGAAAATACCTCATGTGCGCGAATCCAACTACCACCACCTAGCCACTCCATTGACAGCCTAATCTCAGTATAATTAAAAACCGCATCCTCTTTTGTGGCAGCGAAATACACTTTGTATTTGTTTTCAAGGAGAATTTCCGTCACTCGACCTTTGCGCCACCCATGGGTAACAACCACTTCAACATAGTCGTTCAGACTGTACTCTGCACAAAGATCTCGAGGAGGAGATGGCCTTATTTTGCAAATATCAACTATTAAATGTTTTCCTTCCGCTTCATCACTCGAATTTTGTGAGATTGTACATCTTTTGATCAGAAATTTTCTTCTATCATCTCCTTGTTTCCGAACTTCTGTAATTACCAATGCTCGGACCCaaattttttccttttcactTTCACTAATTTCACGGGTCATTTCCACCAACTTCCCTCTCGTAAACATGTGTTGACTCAATACCTTCAATTCCAAAACAATCATATATAAGCTAAAGCCCTCaaacattcaaaattttataacttaaaacatacaaaaaaaaacaataccttGTTTTTGCTTTTGACCCATTTGGAGCCGATCCAATCAGCATGAGGTCTCAGTTGGCTTCTGATGAATCTCATTATGTCTGGTGgatcatcaaagtaaaccaaAAAACTACCATCTGGCCTTTCAACTACGATAACACCAGTCCACCAACCATTATTAAAATAAGCATCCACCACCGACCCTTCCTTGAATACGACACCCTCATTCAGACACTCTGGCGGGACTGGCCGAATAAAACTTCTTTCAATAGTTTCCTTCAAAGGACTTACACCATCTTCGTTGAACATAGTTTTGTAACTAACCCGAAGCTTTTTTCCTGTTACTCTCGTCGGATTTTGCTCGAGGATAGCTCTATACCAAGAACCTCTGAACCCATCTTCTTGAATAGATACTTCTACTTCACAATCTTTGGCAATAGACAaaagttttccttttttcttcaaattatttttcatcttCCTGAGGAGGAATCGGAAATGcagatcacaaaaaaaaaaatcaagaaaagaaagaaactagGTGAATTAAGATCAAATGAACGACATGCATCCAAGAAACTGAAACAAATTGAGattttagataaatcaattaGGTTCCATACAAAAATTCAATTCGATTTTGGAGTGTATATACAAAAGCAGATAGGAATTTCAATTTGAtctaaattgaatataaaaaatcaaaagagaatACAGTGAATGTTCTTGAATTAACTTTTGCTAAATTCGATTCAAGTTGAATTGGAACTGAAACTGAAACAGATTGAGATTTTAAGTCAATCAATTAGgtttcaaacaaaaattcaaTTCAATTTAGATTGTTGATTCAAAAATGAAGATGAAACTCAATTACCTTTTGCCACGATAATGATTCAAAATGGGGAAGATTGTTGtgttgattcttcttcttgaaaTTTACGGACATAGAGAAACGATGAAGAAAtgatagaaaacaagaaagcaaaaaaaaaaacgtgtcatagtgaagaagatgaagacgtGTCGCGTGAGAAGAGTTAAATTTACTGTTTTGCCATCCCTTTtggtaaatgataaaaaaacagaTAAATCGTTGAGGTCATGGGTCGAACACGGGTTTCTGTCTAAATTGAAATTTTAAGCAACCTCAACTTACCACTAGACCATATTACTTACTCGTTATGATTAGCACGTATACTCATAATGTTGCTTACATATCatcatttttgtatataaactgatttagaagcctttataaattacttttttttatagatttataagtctttataacttttaaattccCCTTTATATATCCTCGTATTGGTGTttacatatcattatttttgtatataatatttgtaaactgatttagaagcctttataaattactttttttatagatttataagtctttataacttttaaattccCCTTTATATATCCTCGTATTGGTGTttacatatcattatttttgtatataatatttgtaaactgatttagaagcctttataaattactttttttatagatttataagtcattataacttttaaattctCCTTTATATATCCTCGTATTGGTGTttacatatcattatttttgtatataatatttgtaaactgatttagaagcctttataaattactttttttatagatttataagtctttataacttttaaattccCCTTTATATATCCTCGTATTGGTGTttacatatcattatttttgtatataatatttgtaaactgatttagaagcctttataaattactttttttatagatttataagtctttataacttttaaattccCCTTTATATATCCTCGTATTGGTGTttacatatcattatttttgtatataatatttgtaaactgatttagaagcctttataaattactttttttatagatttataagtcattataacttttaaattctCCTTTATATATCCTCGTATTGGTGTttacatatcattatttttgtatataatatttgtaaactgatttagaagcctttataaattactttttttatagatttataagtctttataacttttaaatttccCTTTATATATCCTCGTATTGGTGTttacatatcattatttttgtatataatatttgtaaactgatttagaagcctttataaattactttttttatagatttataagtctttataacttttaaatttccctttatatatcctaaactcgATTGATTTTACAAGAGGtaaaaaaacaagttttgttttttatcttatataaatttatatgcccttatacattattttatacagatttataaatcattttggttgtttataCAACTTTATAAACCttaattcttttttgttttatgaactGATGAGCTCTTGAAAAacgatttataaatctttataacttttatataCTCCTTTATATATCGTAAATTCATTTGTAATAAaccattttgttttgattttataagagGTTATAAACTATTTGTAATAATGTGTTATAAAGCTACTGAAATACAAATTTACCATTGAACTTTCTAAATTTAAGGAAAACCATAAATCCAAGTCATAAACTCATAATACTCAGAATTCTACAAACAAAGTTTACCAAACACGCATAAAACAGATAGTTGTTCACACATAACTATAAGCAAGCTATAAAGTTTTTGTTCATTCCCACATTAGTATTCATTGTAATTCCGAGAAGATATCAACCGCCAACTTTTCTCGGATGATTGCAATTTTTTCTTCACTCAGCTTTGTCAAATCCACTATACGCATTGCATGGCACTCTATCAGCTTCAATGCATAAACTCCACTGTCTTCTATTTTAAGAACCTTAAACAAATATGTTTTAGTAATATATTAGcagataaattataatataagttatttGATCTGAAGAACCTGGATACAAATCTACCATAAAGATTTATAAGCGGTTATAAAGATGTTACCTGTGGGAAACCTTCAGATACAATTTTTATCGAGAACTTGCTTGTATCCATG
This genomic interval from Brassica napus cultivar Da-Ae chromosome A6, Da-Ae, whole genome shotgun sequence contains the following:
- the LOC125575885 gene encoding uncharacterized protein LOC125575885 isoform X1, yielding MKNNLKKKGKLLSIAKDCEVEVSIQEDGFRGSWYRAILEQNPTRVTGKKLRVSYKTMFNEDGVSPLKETIERSFIRPVPPECLNEGVVFKEGSVVDAYFNNGWWTGVIVVERPDGSFLVYFDDPPDIMRFIRSQLRPHADWIGSKWVKSKNKVLSQHMFTRGKLVEMTREISESEKEKIWVRALVITEVRKQGDDRRKFLIKRCTISQNSSDEAEGKHLIVDICKIRPSPPRDLCAEYSLNDYVEVVVTHGWRKGRVTEILLENKYKVYFAATKEDAVFNYTEIRLSMEWLGGGSWIRAHEREFENNAGTPIRPGQDSPSNTLATDEDDTLNDDATKIRSDQESPSITLVLESNEEDKVNDDATEITSSLERHRNTSVLEATEAETQNHETIYGKELPLPHESEDMMDDVATPIIDPQEIPRGETMSESNDKIALPKRISETGTKGVVLQRINKRSNLKLVGKVETLLGKEFKKLEDSFLAPVIKMGRKQKLMVFSRHLIHHLLLRRIDIGEKGLWFTFGEQLMRFSLREFHLTTGLPCVVDKDEDEAETSATKKKKKDPWMNKNQTLNTLLKLLVEKSKELTADQRLRLGATILVEGILMASNPVTSIPEERLLRARNFKEFCKYPWGNLAFDYLLKEVKSFTYAKLTENNQYAICGFIYALQLWALSSVNQLGTFFGISDDGIQFPLCLHWKETKALTIEEVNRFDQMEKVDVKCILGDPGLHSDLVEDVDCEFGRVVDLVKRGYRLKRQDWLNRSVDIAVAEAEVDENNSVPGIDATDQEKIEFLNNKVVSLEERVKYLEGLLNIRGETVKETEKSKETEAATKTKVNGQNADYELDENEVLGVYIDAKRKEIAKRKKNGVRPPREVGHQDEDDVEVEVNEEQPQEEEEQQQEDDTEDDVDDGDKESENPETNEGQTQEEEEQHQEDDAEVNEEQPQEEEEQQEEEDTEDDVDDGDKESENPETNEEQKQEEEEQQQEDDTEVNTDVDVGAKENGSENPVKGSKKRGRKVNISQCIRVYKMLFSIIYVTFFIVSSKLKDGEENEDAYEKPVKVTRKSERVTKVNISLCIMLYKMLFSIINVTFFIVSSKLKGGEVNEDASEKPMKGTRKSKRGTKVNISQCIRVYKMLFSIINVTFFIVSSKLKGGEVNEDASEKPMKGTRKSKRGTKVNISLCIMLYKMLFSILYVTFFIVSSKLKDGEENEYAYEKPVKVTRKSERVTKGKKKGVTPPREVQQQVEDHAETNEDGEGNEDASKKHVKFTKKNGRGNKEHNVGTPKSKKQKKQFEKDSADDVIGSVLEDLKNAD
- the LOC125575885 gene encoding uncharacterized protein LOC125575885 isoform X3, which encodes MKNNLKKKGKLLSIAKDCEVEVSIQEDGFRGSWYRAILEQNPTRVTGKKLRVSYKTMFNEDGVSPLKETIERSFIRPVPPECLNEGVVFKEGSVVDAYFNNGWWTGVIVVERPDGSFLVYFDDPPDIMRFIRSQLRPHADWIGSKWVKSKNKVLSQHMFTRGKLVEMTREISESEKEKIWVRALVITEVRKQGDDRRKFLIKRCTISQNSSDEAEGKHLIVDICKIRPSPPRDLCAEYSLNDYVEVVVTHGWRKGRVTEILLENKYKVYFAATKEDAVFNYTEIRLSMEWLGGGSWIRAHEREFENNAGTPIRPGQDSPSNTLATDEDDTLNDDATKIRSDQESPSITLVLESNEEDKVNDDATEITSSLERHRNTSVLEATEAETQNHETIYGKELPLPHESEDMMDDVATPIIDPQEIPRGETMSESNDKIALPKRISETGTKGVVLQRINKRSNLKLVGKVETLLGKEFKKLEDSFLAPVIKMGRKQKLMVFSRHLIHHLLLRRIDIGEKGLWFTFGEQLMRFSLREFHLTTGLPCVVDKDEDEAETSATKKKKKDPWMNKNQTLNTLLKLLVEKSKELTADQRLRLGATILVEGILMASNPVTSIPEERLLRARNFKEFCKYPWGNLAFDYLLKEVKSFTYAKLTENNQYAICGFIYALQLWALSSVNQLGTFFGISDDGIQFPLCLHWKETKALTIEEVNRFDQMEKVDVKCILGDPGLHSDLVEDVDCEFGRVVDLVKRGYRLKRQDWLNRSVDIAVAEAEVDENNSVPGIDATDQEKIEFLNNKVVSLEERVKYLEGLLNIRGETVKETEKSKETEAATKTKVNGQNADYELDENEVLGVYIDAKRKEIAKRKKNGVRPPREVGHQDEDDVEVEVNEEQPQEEEEQQQEDDTEDDVDDGDKESENPETNEGQTQEEEEQHQEDDAEVNEEQPQEEEEQQEEEDTEDDVDDGDKESENPETNEEQKQEEEEQQQEDDTEVNTDVDVGAKENGSENPVKGSKKRGRKDGEENEDAYEKPVKVTRKSERVTKVNISLCIMLYKMLFSIINVTFFIVSSKLKGGEVNEDASEKPMKGTRKSKRGTKVNISQCIRVYKMLFSIINVTFFIVSSKLKGGEVNEDASEKPMKGTRKSKRGTKVNISLCIMLYKMLFSILYVTFFIVSSKLKDGEENEYAYEKPVKVTRKSERVTKGKKKGVTPPREVQQQVEDHAETNEDGEGNEDASKKHVKFTKKNGRGNKEHNVGTPKSKKQKKQFEKDSADDVIGSVLEDLKNAD
- the LOC125575885 gene encoding uncharacterized protein LOC125575885 isoform X21 translates to MKNNLKKKGKLLSIAKDCEVEVSIQEDGFRGSWYRAILEQNPTRVTGKKLRVSYKTMFNEDGVSPLKETIERSFIRPVPPECLNEGVVFKEGSVVDAYFNNGWWTGVIVVERPDGSFLVYFDDPPDIMRFIRSQLRPHADWIGSKWVKSKNKVLSQHMFTRGKLVEMTREISESEKEKIWVRALVITEVRKQGDDRRKFLIKRCTISQNSSDEAEGKHLIVDICKIRPSPPRDLCAEYSLNDYVEVVVTHGWRKGRVTEILLENKYKVYFAATKEDAVFNYTEIRLSMEWLGGGSWIRAHEREFENNAGTPIRPGQDSPSNTLATDEDDTLNDDATKIRSDQESPSITLVLESNEEDKVNDDATEITSSLERHRNTSVLEATEAETQNHETIYGKELPLPHESEDMMDDVATPIIDPQEIPRGETMSESNDKIALPKRISETGTKGVVLQRINKRSNLKLVGKVETLLGKEFKKLEDSFLAPVIKMGRKQKLMVFSRHLIHHLLLRRIDIGEKGLWFTFGEQLMRFSLREFHLTTGLPCVVDKDEDEAETSATKKKKKDPWMNKNQTLNTLLKLLVEKSKELTADQRLRLGATILVEGILMASNPVTSIPEERLLRARNFKEFCKYPWGNLAFDYLLKEVKSFTYAKLTENNQYAICGFIYALQLWALSSVNQLGTFFGISDDGIQFPLCLHWKETKALTIEEVNRFDQMEKVDVKCILGDPGLHSDLVEDVDCEFGRVVDLVKRGYRLKRQDWLNRSVDIAVAEAEVDENNSVPGIDATDQEKIEFLNNKVVSLEERVKYLEGLLNIRGETVKETEKSKETEAATKTKVNGQNADYELDENEVLGVYIDAKRKEIAKRKKNGVRPPREVGHQDEDDVEVEVNEEQPQEEEEQQQEDDTEDDVDDGDKESENPETNEGQTQEEEEQHQEDDAEVNEEQPQEEEEQQEEEDTEDDVDDGDKESENPETNEEQKQEEEEQQQEDDTEVNTDVDVGAKENGSENPVKGSKKRGRKVNISQCIRVYKMLFSIIYVTFFIVSSKLKDGEENEDAYEKPVKVTRKSERVTKGKKKGVTPPREVQQQVEDHAETNEDGEGNEDASKKHVKFTKKNGRGNKEHNVGTPKSKKQKKQFEKDSADDVIGSVLEDLKNAD
- the LOC125575885 gene encoding uncharacterized protein LOC125575885 isoform X19, which produces MKNNLKKKGKLLSIAKDCEVEVSIQEDGFRGSWYRAILEQNPTRVTGKKLRVSYKTMFNEDGVSPLKETIERSFIRPVPPECLNEGVVFKEGSVVDAYFNNGWWTGVIVVERPDGSFLVYFDDPPDIMRFIRSQLRPHADWIGSKWVKSKNKVLSQHMFTRGKLVEMTREISESEKEKIWVRALVITEVRKQGDDRRKFLIKRCTISQNSSDEAEGKHLIVDICKIRPSPPRDLCAEYSLNDYVEVVVTHGWRKGRVTEILLENKYKVYFAATKEDAVFNYTEIRLSMEWLGGGSWIRAHEREFENNAGTPIRPGQDSPSNTLATDEDDTLNDDATKIRSDQESPSITLVLESNEEDKVNDDATEITSSLERHRNTSVLEATEAETQNHETIYGKELPLPHESEDMMDDVATPIIDPQEIPRGETMSESNDKIALPKRISETGTKGVVLQRINKRSNLKLVGKVETLLGKEFKKLEDSFLAPVIKMGRKQKLMVFSRHLIHHLLLRRIDIGEKGLWFTFGEQLMRFSLREFHLTTGLPCVVDKDEDEAETSATKKKKKDPWMNKNQTLNTLLKLLVEKSKELTADQRLRLGATILVEGILMASNPVTSIPEERLLRARNFKEFCKYPWGNLAFDYLLKEVKSFTYAKLTENNQYAICGFIYALQLWALSSVNQLGTFFGISDDGIQFPLCLHWKETKALTIEEVNRFDQMEKVDVKCILGDPGLHSDLVEDVDCEFGRVVDLVKRGYRLKRQDWLNRSVDIAVAEAEVDENNSVPGIDATDQEKIEFLNNKVVSLEERVKYLEGLLNIRGETVKETEKSKETEAATKTKVNGQNADYELDENEVLGVYIDAKRKEIAKRKKNGVRPPREVGHQDEDDVEVEVNEEQPQEEEEQQQEDDTEDDVDDGDKESENPETNEGQTQEEEEQHQEDDAEVNEEQPQEEEEQQEEEDTEDDVDDGDKESENPETNEEQKQEEEEQQQEDDTEVNTDVDVGAKENGSENPVKGSKKRGRKVNISQCIRVYKMLFSIIYVTFFIVSSKLKDGEENEDAYEKPVKVTRKSERVTKGGEVNEDASEKPMKGTRKSKRGTKDGEENEYAYEKPVKVTRKSERVTKGKKKGVTPPREVQQQVEDHAETNEDGEGNEDASKKHVKFTKKNGRGNKEHNVGTPKSKKQKKQFEKDSADDVIGSVLEDLKNAD